One stretch of Cyclopterus lumpus isolate fCycLum1 chromosome 10, fCycLum1.pri, whole genome shotgun sequence DNA includes these proteins:
- the LOC117737895 gene encoding LOW QUALITY PROTEIN: uncharacterized protein LOC117737895 (The sequence of the model RefSeq protein was modified relative to this genomic sequence to represent the inferred CDS: inserted 1 base in 1 codon; substituted 1 base at 1 genomic stop codon), translating to MHSKVKQFPQNPLLSDHYLITFEFILPEYTPLVKSFYIRCLADSAVAKFKEAIPSAFDSIPRLKVTEDSCANFSPSQIDHLVDSATGSLRMTLDSIAPLKKKTVRQRRFAPWYNPQTRDLKQTSRKLESIWRSTNLEESRLVWRDSLKTYKKALRNARAAYYSSVIEKNKNNPRFLFSTVARLTESHSSVEPCIPIDLSSNDFMNFFNEKIXTIRGKIDDLLPSTTADLSRGVALETAVCPGVYLDGFSPINLDQLSSTVSTSKPSTCLLDPIPTRLLKDVLPLIGTSLLDIVNVSLLIGHEPHSFKVAVIKPLLKKPTLNPEVLANYRPISNLPFLSKILEKVVENQLCDFLHQNSLFEEFQSGFRKDHSTETALVKITNYLLIASDKGLISVLVLLDLSAAFDTIDHDILLQRLDQSIGISGTALSWFKSYLSDRSQFVFVNDEASMTTNVNHGVPQGSVLGPILFTFYMLPLGNIIKKHSINFYYYADDTHLYLSIKPEETNQLAKIQECLKRHKNNLQXSSDKTEVILLGPEHLRDQLSGDVVSVNGIALASNTTVKNLSVIFDRELSFNSHIIKCMDDDCIFHLRKISKIRHILSQKDAEKLVHAFVTSGLDYCNSLLSGCSNKSLKSLQLIQNAAACVLTKAKKRDHITPVLAALHWLPVKSRITFKILLLTYKALIGDAPSYLKEIVVPYCPTRELRSLNAGLLVVPRVLKSRMGARAFSYQAPLLWNQFPLSVCEADTVTSFKNRLKTFM from the exons ATGCACAGCAAAG TAAAGCagttcccacagaaccctcttctgtcagaccattacctcataactttcgagtttatactcccggagtatacaccgttagtcaaaagtttctacatcAGATGTCTagctgacagtgctgtagctaaatttaaagaagcgattccttctgcatttgattcaataccacgtctcaaagtgacggaggactcctgtgctaactttagtccgtcccagattgatcatcttgtcgatagtgctacaggctcactgagaatgacactagattcgatagccccactgaagaaaaagacagtgaggcaaaggaggtttgctccctggtataaccctcagacccgcgacctaaagcaaacatcacgaaagcttgaaagtatatggcgttccactaatctggaagaatcacgcctagtttggcgagatagtcttaaaacatataaaaaggctctccgtaatgccagagcagcctattactcatcagtaatagagaaaaataagaacaaccccaggtttctctttagcactgtagccaggctgacagagagtcacagctctgtggagccgtgtattcctatagacctcagtagtaatgacttcatgaacttctttaatgaaaagatttgaactattagaggcaagattgatgatctcttgccctcaactactgccgatctgtcaagaggagtggccttggaaacggctgtatgccctggtgtatatttggatggcttctctcccatcaacctagaccaattgtcctcaacggtttctacttctaaaccgtctacctgtctcttagaccccatcccaacgaggctgcttaaagacgtgttgcctttaattggcacctctctgttggatattgttaatgtgtctttgctaatagGCCATGAACCACATTctttcaaagtagctgtaattaaacctctcctgaaaaagcccactcttaatccagaggtgttggctaactacagaccaatctctaaccttcccttcctctctaagatccttgagaaagtagtcgaaAATcaattgtgtgactttctacatcagaatagtttatttgaggagtttcagtcaggatttagaaaagaccacagcacagagacagcactggtgaagattacaaattacctcctaattgcatcagataaaggactcatctctgtacttgttttgttagatcttagtgctgcgttcgacaccattgaccatgacatcctattacagagactggatcagtcgattggcatttcaggtaccgcactaagttggtttaaatcctatttatcagatcgatctcaatttgtatttgtaaacgatgaagcctcaatgaccaccaacgttaatcacggagttccacaaggttctgtgcttggaccaattttatttaccttttatatgcttcctttgggcaacattatcaagAAACACTCCATCAACTTTTATtactatgcagatgatactcatttatatctatcgatcaaaccagaggagaccaaccaactCGCTAAAATAcaagaatgtcttaaaagacataaaaacaaccTGC CTtcctcagacaaaactgaagttattttactgggccctgaacacctcagagatcaattatctggtgatgtggtttctgtaaatggcattgccctggcatctaacaccactgtaaagaatctcagcgttatctttgaccgggagttgtcctttaactcccacattaTTAAGTGCATGGATGAT gactgcatttttcatctacgtaaaatttcaaaaatcaggcacatcttgtctcaaaaagatgcagaaaagctggttcacgcgtttgttacttccggactagattactgcaactccttattatcaggctgttctaataagtctcttaaatccctccagttaatccagaatgctgcagcttgtgtactcacaaaagctaagaaaagagatcacattactcctgtattagctgctctgcactggctccctgtaaaatcaagaatcacatttaaaattcttctccttacctacaaagccttgattggtgatgcaccatcatatcttaaggagattgtagtaccatattgccccactagagagctgcgctcactaaatgcggggctacttgtggttcctagagtcctaaaaagtaggatgggagcaagagccttcagttatcaagctcctcttttatggaaccagtttccactttcagtctgtgaggcagacacagtcacctcatttaagaatagacttaagactttcatg